A genomic window from Companilactobacillus alimentarius DSM 20249 includes:
- the murG gene encoding undecaprenyldiphospho-muramoylpentapeptide beta-N-acetylglucosaminyltransferase produces MRIIVSGGGTGGHIYPAMALIKRLKERDLIEDVLYVGTEKGLESKIVKNAGIDFKTIEIRGFKRKLTVENVKVVELFLSSIRKSKKIIKDFKPDIVVGTGGYVSSAIVYAAHVSHIPTVIHEQNTIAGVTNKFLAHFVDKIAIAFPDVVDQFSEKKKLVFAGNPRAQEVVDIKKNDRLKEFNLEANKPTVMIFGGSRGAKPINLATIEAMDKFLTADYQILFVTGRVHYDNVVKKIDSKYLKSANISVLPYIDNMPEILPDLNLIVGRSGATSIAEITALGIPAVFIPSPYVTHDHQTKNALSVSNVGAAKLIPESDLTAESLFEEIDGIMRDESLQKKMSVESKKIGVPDAADRLIKVLLDLVNK; encoded by the coding sequence ATGCGCATAATTGTCTCTGGTGGTGGAACCGGCGGGCATATCTATCCCGCAATGGCCCTTATAAAGCGCCTAAAAGAAAGAGATCTAATTGAGGATGTTTTATACGTAGGAACAGAAAAAGGCTTAGAGAGTAAAATCGTCAAGAATGCTGGGATTGATTTTAAAACAATTGAGATCCGTGGTTTTAAGCGTAAGCTGACTGTAGAAAACGTTAAAGTTGTTGAATTATTTCTCTCAAGCATTCGTAAATCAAAGAAAATTATTAAGGATTTTAAGCCAGACATAGTTGTTGGAACTGGCGGATATGTTTCAAGTGCCATTGTCTATGCAGCACATGTTTCGCATATTCCAACTGTGATTCATGAGCAAAATACTATTGCCGGCGTAACCAATAAGTTCTTGGCACATTTCGTTGATAAAATTGCAATTGCTTTCCCCGATGTTGTAGATCAATTTAGTGAAAAAAAGAAATTGGTCTTTGCTGGTAATCCTCGGGCTCAGGAAGTTGTCGATATTAAGAAAAATGATCGACTAAAGGAATTCAATTTAGAGGCTAACAAACCAACCGTAATGATTTTTGGTGGCTCTCGTGGAGCAAAGCCAATTAATCTTGCTACAATTGAAGCAATGGACAAATTTTTAACAGCTGATTATCAGATTTTATTTGTCACAGGACGAGTTCATTATGATAATGTTGTTAAAAAAATTGATTCAAAGTACCTAAAGAGTGCAAATATTTCCGTATTACCATATATTGATAATATGCCTGAAATTTTGCCTGATCTTAATTTGATCGTTGGGCGTAGCGGTGCGACAAGTATTGCTGAGATTACTGCCTTAGGAATTCCAGCGGTATTTATCCCTAGTCCGTATGTAACGCATGACCATCAGACTAAGAATGCTTTATCGGTTTCTAATGTTGGCGCAGCTAAGTTGATACCAGAATCAGACTTAACAGCCGAATCTCTTTTTGAAGAAATTGATGGAATAATGCGTGATGAGTCGTTACAAAAAAAGATGTCAGTTGAATCGAAGAAGATTGGTGTTCCCGATGCCGCTGATCGACTGATAAAAGTTTTGTTAGACTTGGTAAATAAGTAA
- a CDS encoding cell division protein FtsQ/DivIB, which translates to MKKRIRISKNSLIFLIVFIIIIIAYFGSPLSKVRNINVDGVNDLGAQQVINATKIDDHSVLLNVMLHHKSISQETQKKLPSIKSISIKTKNLRDITVQVKEYSTSGFIYKNGYYYRIISGGQVINQKISSPIGNYPVYSGFGTKRLKEMSNLYSKLPSNVKTNVSEFYNAPTKLNPYRIKIDMNDGNKVIADMRTVNSKLKYYPGMAAQMKKKGVIDLEIGAYSYPFKDNK; encoded by the coding sequence TTGAAAAAAAGAATTAGGATAAGTAAAAATAGTCTGATATTTTTGATTGTTTTTATTATAATAATAATTGCTTATTTTGGTTCTCCATTGAGCAAGGTTAGAAATATCAATGTTGATGGCGTTAATGATTTGGGAGCGCAACAAGTAATTAATGCGACTAAAATTGATGATCATTCAGTGCTTTTAAATGTTATGCTACATCACAAATCCATTTCTCAAGAAACACAAAAAAAGTTGCCATCAATTAAGTCAATATCTATTAAGACAAAGAATTTACGCGATATAACGGTTCAAGTGAAAGAGTATTCCACATCAGGCTTTATCTATAAAAATGGCTATTATTACCGTATAATCAGTGGTGGTCAAGTGATAAATCAAAAGATAAGTTCACCAATTGGTAACTATCCAGTTTACAGTGGCTTTGGTACAAAACGTTTAAAGGAGATGTCAAATCTCTATTCTAAGTTGCCAAGTAATGTGAAGACCAATGTTTCTGAGTTTTATAACGCACCAACAAAATTGAATCCATATCGCATCAAGATAGATATGAATGATGGCAATAAGGTTATTGCAGATATGAGAACTGTTAATTCAAAATTAAAATATTATCCAGGAATGGCTGCTCAGATGAAGAAAAAGGGCGTTATAGATTTGGAAATAGGTGCTTATTCATATCCTTTTAAAGATAATAAATAG
- the ftsA gene encoding cell division protein FtsA — protein sequence MDNSEFFVGLDIGTNSIKVVVAESSDDRLSIVGVGSERSQGVSRGVIVDIDKAAGAIKKAVKRAETQANISIRDVVVGISANMLQIEKCQGMIAVGSQSKEITENDVRQVMLAAMVQNLPSEREVVSLIPKQFSVDGFNNIRDPRGMIGVRLEMSGIIYTAPKTIVHNTKKAIQKAGLNIIHKVISPMALSQVVLNDGESDFGAVIIDMGAGQTTASVVHDHNLKLSTVDFEGGDYVTHDISVILNTTVDNANQLKLYYGNASSTKSSTEENINVEVVGKNDPEVISEEYLSEIIEARLEQIFTRLQAPLEDAGALSLPGGIVLTGGVAATPNVEELARRIFDVKVRSYVPSQMGMRYPSYSLGLGLVTYASRLNDIGIIADNVVNGATVNRNQPPVQQTQPVNPTKPKQEPTQPQPDETEDVKEVEKPKKTSKIKDFWSKFFD from the coding sequence ATGGACAATTCAGAGTTTTTTGTAGGTCTTGATATTGGCACAAATTCAATAAAAGTAGTGGTTGCTGAATCGTCAGATGATCGCTTAAGTATCGTTGGCGTAGGAAGCGAAAGATCACAAGGAGTTAGCCGTGGCGTTATAGTGGATATCGACAAGGCTGCTGGCGCTATTAAGAAGGCTGTCAAACGGGCTGAAACACAAGCAAACATTTCCATTCGTGACGTTGTGGTCGGTATATCGGCTAATATGTTACAAATCGAAAAATGTCAAGGAATGATTGCAGTAGGATCTCAATCTAAAGAGATCACTGAAAATGATGTCAGACAAGTTATGTTGGCTGCAATGGTACAAAACTTACCTAGTGAGCGAGAAGTAGTTTCTTTAATTCCCAAACAATTTTCCGTGGATGGATTCAATAACATTCGTGACCCACGTGGCATGATCGGTGTTCGATTGGAAATGTCTGGAATTATTTATACCGCACCAAAGACTATTGTGCATAATACTAAAAAAGCCATTCAAAAAGCTGGTTTAAATATTATTCATAAGGTTATTTCTCCGATGGCATTAAGCCAAGTTGTTTTAAATGATGGTGAGAGTGATTTTGGAGCGGTAATCATAGATATGGGGGCTGGTCAAACGACTGCCTCAGTTGTACATGATCACAACCTTAAATTATCTACTGTAGACTTTGAGGGTGGGGACTATGTTACCCATGATATTTCAGTGATTCTAAATACAACCGTTGATAATGCTAATCAATTAAAACTTTATTATGGTAATGCTTCATCGACTAAATCTTCGACTGAGGAAAATATCAATGTCGAGGTAGTTGGTAAAAATGATCCAGAAGTAATTTCCGAGGAATATTTATCAGAAATTATTGAGGCTAGGTTAGAACAGATCTTTACTAGATTACAGGCACCGCTTGAAGATGCCGGAGCATTGTCGCTTCCTGGTGGAATCGTTCTAACTGGTGGAGTGGCAGCAACTCCAAATGTTGAGGAACTGGCTCGAAGAATCTTTGATGTTAAAGTAAGAAGCTATGTGCCATCACAAATGGGGATGAGGTATCCTTCATACTCATTGGGCTTAGGATTGGTAACTTATGCTTCAAGATTAAACGATATTGGAATTATTGCTGATAATGTTGTTAATGGGGCAACTGTTAACCGTAATCAACCTCCTGTTCAGCAGACCCAACCGGTTAATCCTACGAAACCAAAGCAAGAACCCACTCAACCTCAACCAGATGAGACTGAGGATGTAAAAGAGGTTGAGAAACCTAAAAAAACATCCAAAATCAAGGATTTTTGGAGTAAATTTTTTGATTAA